The Pyrus communis chromosome 2, drPyrComm1.1, whole genome shotgun sequence genome includes a window with the following:
- the LOC137721866 gene encoding amino acid permease 3-like has translation MKPVLPRSRTLPSRIHHGAVEERHDIRHYLQVEVQPKVSESEAINPQSNYSKCFDDDGRLKRTGTFWTSASHIITAVIGSGVLSLAWAIAQLGWVAGPTVLLLFAFVNLYTSNLLAMCYRTGNPITGQRNYTYMDAVKANLGGRKVMMCGLVQYLNLFGVAIGYTIASSVSMMAIKRSNCYHRSGGRDPCHMSSNGYMITFGIMEVIFSQIPDFNQVWWLSIVAAIMSFTYSSVGLGLGIGKVAGNGSFKGSLLGISIGTVTKSGTVTSTQKMWRSMQALGAIAFAYSYSLVLIEIQDTIRSPPAEHKTMKKATVFSIAITTVFYLLCGCFGYAAFGDLAPGNLLTGFGFYNPYWLLDIANVAIVVHLVGAFQVFCQPLFAFVEKWSAQRWPNNDFVTVEYEIPIPFYGVYQLNLFRLVWRTIFVIITTLISMLLPFFNDVVGILGAFGFWPLTVYFPVEMYIAQQKIRKWSSKWVGLQMLSVSCLFVSIAAAVGSVAGVVLDLQTYKPFKTSY, from the exons ATGAAGCCAGTGTTGCCAAGAAGTAGAACTCTTCCCAGCAGAATCCACCATGGAGCT GTGGAAGAGAGGCATGACATCAGGCACTATCTGCAAGTGGAAGTCCAACCCAAAGTTAGTGAGTCCGAAGCCATAAACCCTCAGTCCAACTATTCCAAATGCTTTGACGATGATGGTCGCTTGAAGAGAACAG GAACATTTTGGACTTCAGCATCACATATAATAACAGCGGTTATAGGATCTGGAGTCCTTTCCTTAGCATGGGCAATAGCACAGCTTGGTTGGGTTGCAGGACCAACTGTCCTCCTGCTCTTTGCCTTTGTCAATCTCTATACCTCCAATCTCCTAGCAATGTGTTACCGGACCGGCAACCCCATCACCGGACAGAGAAACTATACCTACATGGATGCTGTCAAGGCCAACTTAG GAGGCAGGAAGGTCATGATGTGTGGGTTGGTGCAGTACTTGAATTTATTTGGTGTAGCAATTGGGTACACAATTGCATCATCTGTCAGCATGAT GGCAATAAAGAGATCAAATTGTTACCATAGAAGTGGAGGGAGAGATCCATGCCACATGTCAAGCAATGGGTATATGATAACATTTGGTATCATGGAGGTGATATTTTCTCAAATCCCAGATTTTAATCAAGTGTGGTGGCTCTCAATAGTAGCAGCAATTATGTCCTTTACTTATTCTTCTGTTGGCCTTGGACTTGGCATTGGCAAAGTTGCAG GAAATGGGAGCTTTAAAGGGAGCCTATTGGGTATTAGCATAGGGACAGTAACCAAGAGTGGAACGGTCACTTCTACACAAAAGATGTGGAGAAGTATGCAAGCTCTTGGAGCTATTGCCTTTGCTTACTCTTATTCTTTGGTCCTCATTGAAATTCAG GATACAATAAGATCTCCACCCGCAGAACATAAGACAATGAAGAAGGCAACTGTATTCAGCATAGCTATCACCACAGTGTTCTATCTACTTTGTGGATGCTTTGGGTATGCCGCCTTTGGTGACTTGGCCCCAGGAAACCTCTTGACTGGCTTTGGATTTTACAACCCCTACTGGCTACTAGACATTGCCAATGTTGCAATTGTTGTCCACCTTGTTGGTGCATTTCAG GTCTTTTGTCAACCATTATTTGCATTTGTAGAAAAATGGAGCGCACAGAGGTGGCCAAACAACGACTTTGTGACAGTAGAGTATGAGATACCGATCCCCTTCTATGGCGTCTACCAACTCAACCTCTTCCGGTTGGTATGGAGGACAATATTCGTCATAATAACAACCCTCATATCCATGCTCCTGCCCTTCTTCAACGACGTCGTTGGAATACTTGGAGCCTTTGGATTTTGGCCACTCACAGTTTACTTCCCAGTCGAGATGTACATTGCTCAGCAGAAGATTCGAAAGTGGAGCAGCAAATGGGTTGGACTTCAGATGCTCAGTGTAAGTTGTCTTTTCGTCTCCATAGCTGCTGCTGTTGGCTCTGTGGCTGGTGTGGTTCTTGATCTCCAGACTTATAAGCCCTTTAAAACTAGTTACTGA